Within Gammaproteobacteria bacterium, the genomic segment AATCGAACGCCAAAAACGTTACGAAACCATGCCAATTCCGCAAGGCTTGGATTACACCAATGTCACCAGCTTGTCATCAGAGCTACGGCTAAAGCTCAGTGAGCATCGCCCCGAAACGCTAGGTCAAATGGCGCGCATATCGGGTGTCACCCCAGCAGCGCTATCAGTGTTGCGCATCTATTTAAAGAAAATGCAGTATAGCTAAGCGATAGCGCGACACATTATTGCTAAATCTATACATATCATCTTTTGAATGTATAGAAAATTAGAAAATATATACATATAACGAGTTTTG encodes:
- the gidA gene encoding tRNA uridine-5-carboxymethylaminomethyl(34) synthesis enzyme MnmG (GidA; glucose-inhibited cell division protein A; involved in the 5-carboxymethylaminomethyl modification (mnm(5)s(2)U) of the wobble uridine base in some tRNAs) encodes the protein IERQKRYETMPIPQGLDYTNVTSLSSELRLKLSEHRPETLGQMARISGVTPAALSVLRIYLKKMQYS